From one Delphinus delphis chromosome 21, mDelDel1.2, whole genome shotgun sequence genomic stretch:
- the LOC132417723 gene encoding skin secretory protein xP2-like yields MGKRGAHVRVHGQGRAKPAQPQAPPSAPGSGGGVRGCPESRTAPFASPGRRGRSNARVQPGEGGTRGARLAKPVPAARGEDGRGEAAPAPPERQARLPYRLDPTRELLTAAGTREDEGTAQPRAPEGRPCRGTAWSGHAPAPTGARRRRRARPAPPTTAGRAACEALEEELRSESACCSEDPGPFHAVRQGRETESPAGCHTPPSTADRTKSGPVGHERPFLVRPGRAGHHHMDRWADQDHF; encoded by the coding sequence ATGGGTAAGCGTGGGGCCCACGTGCGCGTTCACGGTCAGGGCCGGGCAAAGCCTGCGCAGCCTCAGGCTCCTCCGTCCGCCCCGGGGTCGGGGGGCGGGGTCAGAGGTTGTCCGGAAAGCCGGACGGCCCCCTTCGCGTCGCCGGGCCGCCGCGGTCGCTCCAACGCCCGCGTGCAACCCGGCGAAGGAGGGACACGCGGCGCGCGCCTGGCCAAGCCAGTCCCCGCGGCACGCGGCGAGGACGGCCGCGGTGAGGCGGCACCCGCCCCGCCAGAGCGACAGGCGCGCCTCCCTTACCGTCTCGACCCCACAAGGGAGCTGCTCACCGCAGCGGGCACCCGAGAGGACGAAGGCACCGCTCAGCCCCGGGCACCAGAGGGGCGGCCGTGCAGGGGCACTGCCTGGAGCGGACACGCCCCCGCACCAACGGGGGCGCGCAGGCGGCGGcgggcccgccccgccccgcccaccaCCGCGGGGAGGGCCGCCTGCGAGGCACTTGAAGAGGAGTTGAGAAGCGAGAGTGCCTGCTGCTCAGAGGACCCCGGCCCCTTCCACGCCGTGAGGCAGGGGCGGGAGACCGAGAGTCCGGCCGGATGCCACACCCCGCCTTCCACGGCGGACAGGACGAAGAGCGGCCCTGTTGGCCATGAACGTCCGTTCCTCGTCCGGCCTGGGAGAGCAGGACATCACCACATGGATCGATGGGCAG